The Agromyces mariniharenae sequence GCGACGACGGCGGCGACCGCGAGCCCCGCGAGGAGCCACGCGCCGGCCGCCTCGGCCGCCGGATTCCACACGGCGAACACGCCCGCGCCGATCATCGACGCGAGGCCGATCGCGATCGCGTCGCGGAGCCCGAGTCGCCGGGCGAGGGAGGGCTGCTGGGCGGTCACCCGGGCACCCTACTCCACCCCCGTGAACCGTGTGCACACCCCGGTGAACCGTGTGCACACCCCGGTGGATGGCGTGCGCCGTGCCCACCGTAGGATCGACGCATGCCCGCCGAGCAGACCAGCACGCCATCGCACGCCGCCGTCGACCGCGTCACCGATGCGCTCCGCGAACAGGGCGTCACGCCCGAGGTCGTGTGGTTCGACGACGCCGTCACGACCGCCCAGCTCGCGGCCGACGCGCTCGGCGTGCAGGTCGGCCAGATCGCCAACTCGCTCGTGTTCACCCTCGACGACGAACCCATCCTCGTGCTCACCTCGGGCGCGCACCGCGTCGATACCGAGTGGCTCGGCGGAGAGCTCGGCGGGGTCATCGGCCGGGCGTCGAAGGAGGTCGTGAAGTCGGCCACCGGCCAGGTCATCGGCGGCGTCGCGCCGGTGGGGCATCCGTCGCCCGTGCGCACGTTCGTCGACACCGACCTCGCGCAGTACGACGAGGTCTGGGCGGCCGCCGGACACGCGAAGACCGTGTTCCCGACGACGTTCGACGAGCTCGTGCGCATCACGGGCGGCACGCCGCGCGCGGTCGAGCCGCGAGCGGCGACGGCGTGACGTCGCCGCAGGTCGCCTGGCCCCGTCGGGCCGGGCCGCTCGAGCTGCGCCCGCCGACCGCCGCCGACCTCGACGCCGTGCTCGCGTGGCGGAACCGCCCCGAGGTGACCCGCTGGCTGCTGCGCACGACCGTCGACCCCGAGTCCTACCGTCGGGCATGGCTCGCGAGCGCCGACGATCCCCACGACCACGCGATCGTGGCGGTGGTCGACGATGCGGTCGTCGGCACCGGATCGCTCGAGGTGCACGACGCCATGGGCCAGTTCGGCGCCGACCCGACGGACGCCGTCGATCCCGGCCGAGCCGGCGCAGACGGCCCGGCCGACGCCGGTGTCCCGACTCCGACGGCCCCGTGGCGCCGCAGGGAGGGCCTGCTCGGCTACCTCATCGACCCCGACCATGCCGGCCGCGGGTACGCGACGGCGATCTCGCGCGCGCTGCTCGACCTCGCGTTCGGCGAGCTCGGCCTGCACCGGGTCACCGCCGGGTGCTTCGCCGACAACGTCGCCTCCTGGCGGGTCATGGAGAAGCTCGGCATGCGGCGCGAACAGCACGGCGTCGAGGACTCGTGGCACGCCGAGCTCGGCTGGGTCGACGGATTCACCTACGGGATCCTCGCCGACGAGTGGGTCACGCGTCGCGGCGTGCGCCCTGGCTCGGGTGCACCGTGAACAGCGACGGGTCGCGGTAGCCGCGCTCCGCGAACGCCGAGCGGATCGCCCGCGTGAGGTCGGGCACGAGCTCGTCGGCGATGAGCGCGATGGCCGATCCGCCGAAGCCGCCGCCCGTCATGCGCGCGCCGACGGCGCCGTTCGCCTGCGCGGTCTCGACGGCGAGGTCGAGCTCGGGCACCGAGATCTCGAAGTCGTCGCGCATCGACACGTGCGACGCGTCGAGGAACGGCCCGATCGCGCCGGGGCCCCGCTCGCGCAGCGTGCGCACGGTGTCGAGCACGCGCTGGTCCTCGGTCACGACGTGCCGCACGCGGCGGAACGTCTCGTCGTCGAGGAGCGCCTGTGCCCGAGGCAGGTCGTCGAGCCGGAGGTCGCGCAGCGACTCGACGCCGAGCGCCCGCGCGCCCGCCTCGCATGAGGCGCGCCGGGCCGCGTAGCCACCGGAGGCGTGCGCGTGCTCCACGCGGGTGTCGACGACGAGCAGCGAGAGTCCGTGCGCCGCGAAGCCGAGCGGGATCACGTCCGCGTCGAGGCTGCGGCAGTCGAGGAAGACGCCCGCGTCGGCCTCGCCGAGGAGCGACGCCGACTGGTCCATGATGCCCGTGGGCGCACCGACGACGCGGTTCTCGGCGAGCTGGCCGACCTTCGCGAGCGTGGGCCGGTCGAGGTTGAGCCCCCAGTGCTCGTCGAGCGCCAGCGCGACCGCGGACTCGATGGCCGCCGACGAGGAGAGCCCCGCGCCGATCGGCACCGAGCTCGTGATGTAGAGGTCGACGCCCCGCACGTGCTCGAGGTCGGCGCCGTGCTCGCCGAGCGCCCAGGCGACGCCGAGCGGATAGGCCGCCCAGCCCTCGAGGGCGTCGGGCGTGAGCTCGTCGAGGTGCACCTGCACCGGCTCCGCCGCGAAGCTCGAGGCCACGCGGATGACGCGGTCGTCGCGGTCGCCGAGCGCCACGGCGGTGCGCTGGTCGATCGCGAACGGGAACACGAAGCCGTCGTTGTAGTCGGTGTGCTCGCCGATGAGGTTCACCCGGCCGGGCGCGGACCACGCGCCGATGGGGCGCCGTCCGTACCACTCGGCGAACCCGTGCATCGCGTCGGCGACCTCGTTCATGCCTCGACCTCTCCGACTTCGTCGATCGCTCGCCGCAGTGCGTCCGCCTGCGTCTCCGGGGGGACATCCCCGATCCATGCTCCCATCGCCGCCTCCGAGCCGGCGAGGTACTTCAGGCGGTCGGCGGCGCGCCGCGGGCTCGTGAGCTGCAGCATGAGCCGCACGTCGTCGCGGTGCTCGTGCACGGGCGCCTGGTGCCACGCTGCGATGTAGGGCGTCGGGGTGTCGTAGAGCTTGTCGACGCCGCGCAGGAGCCGCAGGTAGAGCCCGGCGAGCTCGTCGCGCTCCTCGAGCGTGGTCTCGGCGAAGTCGGGCACGTGCCGGTGGGGGAGCAGGTGCACCTCGATGGGCCAGCGGGCCGCGAACGGCACGAACGCCGTCCAGTGGTCGCCGCTCAGCAGCATCCGCGGGCCGTTGCGCTCGCGCTCGAGGATGTCGGCCATGAGCGTCGGGCCGTACGCGTCGATCGACGCGAGGAGCCGCTCGGTGCGGGGCGTGACGTACGGGTACGCGTAGATCTGCCCGTGCGGGTGCGGCAGGGTCACGCCGATCTCGCGGCCGCGGTTCTCGAACGGGAACACCTCCTCGACGCCCGGGAGCGCCGACAGCGCGGCGGTGCGCTGCGCCCACGCCTCGATCACGGTGCGCGCCCGCGACCGGGTCAGCGTGCCGAACGATCCCTCGTGCTCGGGGCTGAAGCACACGACCTCGCAGCGTCCGACCGAGGGGAGCGTGCGCTCGAGCCCGACCTCGCGGAAGGCGGCCAGCGCCGCGGCGCTCGACGCGTCGGCCGCGGCCAGCTCGGGCCCGAACGACGGCGAGCGGTTCTCGAAGACCGCGACGTCGTAGCTGCTCGGGATCTCCGACGGATTCGTCGGCGTCTGCGGGGCGAGCGGATCGGCGTCGGCCGGCGGCAGGAACACGCGGTTCTGGCGCGCGGCGGCGATCGAGATCCACTCGCCCGTGAGCGGGTCCTGCCGCATCCGGGCGGTCGCGGGCCTCGGGTCGAGGGTGCGCTCGTCGACCGCGCGCTCGGACGGGAGCTGCGTGTCGGCGTCGTCGAAGTAGATGAGCTCGCGGCCGTCGGCGAGCGACGTCGGGCGCACGGCGATGCGGGGGTCGGTCTGCACGCGGCCACGATACGCGACTTTCGTTTCGCAAACAACCGGGTTTCGTATTGCAAAGTCGGCCGTGGGCGCGCATGATGCCGGTATGACGGATGCCGCGGCCGTGACGAACGCGCCCATCGACGCGCCCCGGCGCCGCGAGCTCGCCCTCGCCCTCGTCGCGGAGCGGGGCTTCGTGCGCGTCGCGGAGCTCAGCAGCGCGTTCGGCGTCACGACCGTCACCGCCCGCGCCGACCTCGACGCGCTCGAGCGCCAGGGCGCCATCCGCCGGGTGCACGGTGGCGCGGTCCCGCTGTCGTCGGCCGTCGAGGCCGAGCGCCCCGACCGCGAGCCGACGTTCGAGGAGGCGCTCGCGGCATCCGTCGAGCCCAAGCGGCGCATCGGCGAGCACGCGGCCGCCATGGTGCGCAGCGGCCAGAGCATCATCCTCGACGTGGGCACGACGACGCTGCAGATCGCACGCGCCCTGCGCGCCCGCACCGACCTCGAGGACCTCGTCGTGTTCACGAACGGGATCTCGATCGCCCTCGAGCTCGAGGACGAGATCCCGCGCTTCACCGTCGTCGTCACCGGCGGCACGCTGCGGCCCAAGCAGCACTCGCTGGTGCATCCGCTCGCCGGCTCGATGCTCGACGAGGTGCACGTCGACCTCGCCTTCATCGGCTGCAACGGCGTCGATCCCGCGCACGGCGTGACCAACGCCAACCTGCCTGAAGCGGCGGTGAAGGCGCTCATGCTGCGCGCCGCGGCGCGCTCGGTCGTGGTCGCCGACGGGTCGAAGCTCGGCGAGGTCCACCTCGGCCGCATCGCCCCGATCGACGCGTTCGACGTGCTCGTGACGGATGCCGCCGCGCCCACGCCGCTCGTCGCCGAGCTCGAGGCCTCGGGGCTCGCAGTGCAGTTGGCGCAAGACCCTAGAGTGGACGCATGACTCTTCCCACGGGCGAGCAGTTCGAGCTCGAGACGTCGACCGCGAGCGGCGACCTGAAGGCGACGATCACCGCGGTGGCCGCGGGCATCCGCACCCTCAGCATCAACGGCATCGACCTCGTGCCCGCCTATGGCGAGGACCAGGCGCCGCCCATGGGCGCCGGCATCGTGCTCGCGCCGTGGCCCAACCGCATCCGCGACGGCCGCTGGACCCACGACGGCGTCACGCGCCAGCTCGCGATCACCGAGCCCGCGCGCAACAACGCGATCCACGGCCTGCTGCGCTACACCGAGTACACGGCGAGCGCCCAGGAGCGCGACTCCGTGACGCTCCGCGCGGTGATCTACCCCCAGCTCGGCTACCCGTTCCTGCTCGGCACGGCGGTGCACTACGAGCTCGTGTCCGACGGCCTGCAGGTCACGCACTTCGTGGAGAACCTCGGCGTCGAGGCGGCGCCCGTGGCGATCGGCTCGCACCCGTACCTGAAGATCGGCGGCGTGCCGACGGCCGACCTCACGCTGCGGCTCGATGCTGCCAGCCACATCGAGGTCGACGACCGGCTGCTGCCCACGGGCGAGGTGCCCGTCGACGGCACCGAGTGGGATTTCCGCGAGGGACGCCGCGTCGGCGACGTCGACCTCGACGACGCCTTCGGCGAACTCGCGAGCGAAGACGGCCAGGTGCTGCACACGCTCACCGCGCCCGACGGGCGCAGCGTGTCGATCTGGGCCGACGACGAGTTCGACTACGTGCAGGTGTTCACGACGCGCGAGTTCCCCGGCGAAGACGGCGACGTCGCGATCGCCGTCGAGCCGATGACGGCGCCCGCCGAGGCGTTCAACTCCGGACGCGGCCTGCGCTGGCTGGGTCCGGGCGAGGAATGGCAGCTCACCTGGGGCATCCGCTTCGAGGGCTTCAGCGCCGACTGACGCCCCGGGCGTCGCTCAGTTGAGGCACGAGCCCGAGTCGACGGGCTCCTCGAGCGCCCCCGCCTGCTCGGCCAGCGGCCGCAGCGTCGACACGGGCACGGCGAAGCCGACGTTCTCGACCGAGTCGGACTTCGCGAACACGACGCCGCCGACCGATCCGTCGCCCGTGAGCACGGGGCCGCCTGAGTTGCCGTGGTCGACGTCGGCCGCGAGGGTCACGATGTCGCGCACCGACGTGCGACCCGATTCCTCGATCGTGATCGGGCCGATGGACATCACGCGCGCCGGCCGCACCTCGAGCGGTCCGCCGAACGGGTAGCCCGCGACGGCGACCTCGTCGCCGTCGGCCGGATCGGCGATCGCGAGCGGCGGCGTCGCCAGGCCCGACACCGCGATGAGCGCGAGGTCGTTCTCGTCGTCGTAGGCCACGACCCGCCCCTGGACGGCCGGCTGACCCGGCGCCTCGACGATCGGCTCGGTGACGCCGGCGACGACGTGCGCGTTCGTCACGATGCGGTCCTCGGCGACGACGAACCCGCTGCCCGAGAGGCTGCTGCCGCACTGGTACGCGGTGCCCGTGATACGCACGACCGAGTCGGATGCCGCGGCGAGGGCGCCCTGGTCGAGCTCGCCCACGGGCAGCTCGGGCGCTTCTGTGGGGCCTCCGAGCACTTCGACGAGCCACGGGATGCCCTGGCCGAGCGCCGCGGTGCGGAGCTCGGCGAGCAGCGTGCGGGCCGGCGCCGGCGTGACCAGGTCGAGCGTCGAGATCACGCGCGAACCCGCGACCGCGGGTGAGAGCACGGGCACGCCCATCGCCGAGACGCCCGACCCCAGGAGCGCGACGACGAACGCGGTGACGAGGAGGTTGCCGATCGCGCCGAGCACGCGATCGATCACGGCGAGCTTCGCGGCCTCCGCGCCGTGGCGGAGCGCGCGCCCGACGACCGCGCCGAGCCAGGCGCCGAGCGACAGCAGCACGAGTGCGACGAGCACGGCGATCGGCGCACGCCACTGCGGCACCGGGATGAGGTTCGCGACCCACGGCATGACGAAGTACGCGGCGATGCCGCCGAGGATGAGCCCGACGAGTCCCGCGGCGGTGTGCAGCAGGCCCGAGCGGTAGCCGTTCACGACCGCGCCGATGAAGACGAGCACGAGCAGCACGTCGAGCACGATGCTCCACACCATGTCGGCTCCGTCCGCTCGTCGGGTCGCGGGCCTCCAGCCTGCGGCATCCGCCTTCGAGACTGCTGCGAGTGCGTGTCCGCGGCGCCGGGGCTTGACAGCGGCGGAGCGGCGGACCAATCGGATCCGCCCTCGGCCGCGAATCACCCGTGACGGGAAGTGATGATGACCCATGTGCTCGCTCCACCGCCCGCGCCGTCGACCACTACGGGCGGCCCGGTGCGGTCTGCCATGCTGGGAGGCGTGGCAGACGACGGCGACCCCTCGCCGGCGTCGCGTCCGACCGTCGACGCGCTGCTCGGCCGGGTCGGCCGCGGCGACCGCGACGCGTTCGGCGAGCTCTACGACGAGACCTCGCCGCGCGTGTTCGGCCTCGTGCGCCGGCTCGTCGTCGACCCCGCCCAGGCCGAGGAGGTGACGCAGGACGTGTACCTCGAGATCTGGCAGAACGCCTCGCGCTTCGACGCGGCGAAGGGCAGCGCGGTCGGGTGGCTGTTCACCATCGCGCACCGGCGTGCGGTCGATCGCATCCGCTCGGCGCAGGCTGCGCACGATCGCGACCTCCGCGTCGGCGCCCGCGACCTCGACGTGCCCGTCGACACGGTGGCGGAGGCCGCCGAGACGAGCATCGAGCACGAGCGCGTGCGGGGTGCGCTCGGCGAGCTCACCGAGGTCCAGCGCGAGTGCGTCGCGCTGGCGTACTACGGCGGCCTCACGCAGGCCGAGATCGCCGAACGGCTCGACGTCCCGCTCGGTACCGTGAAGACCCGGCTCCGCGACGGGATGATCCGCCTGAGGAACGCGCTGGGGGTGACGACATGACCGACCGCGACGACGACCTCGACCGCGAGCGGCGCGACGCGGCATCCGCGGGTCGCCCGGCCTCGATCGAGGCGTTCCACGGACTGGCCGCGGCCTACGCGCTCGACGCCCTCGACGCCGACGAGCGCGCGGACTTCGAGCGCGCGCTCGAGGGCTCGCCCGACCTGCGCGCCGAGGTCGACGCGTTCCGCGCCTCGGCGGCGCACCTCGCCGAGGAGGTCGAGCCCGTGCCCCCGCCGCCGTCCCTCCGCGACCGGCTCATGGCCGACGTCGCCACGTCGCCCCAGGTCGGGTCGACGGATGCCGCGACCTCCGTCGCGGCGGACGCGGATGCAGCGCGGGCGGTCTCGGCCGGGCCCGCGGAATCCGCCGCCCGGCGACGCTGGTTCCAGCGTCCGGGCGCCGTCATCGCCGCCGCTGCCGCCGCGGTGCTCCTCGTCGTCGGCGGGGTGATCGGCGTCGGCTGGCCGGGGCCGAACGGCTGGGGCGCGCAGCGGGAGCGCGCCGCGATCGCCGCGGCCCCCGACGCGCAGTCGCAGACGCTCGAGGTCGAGGGCGGCGGCGAGGTCACCCTCGTGTCGTCGGCGGAGCAGGGGCGTTCGGTCGTCGTCACCGAGGGCCTTCCCGAGCTCGGCGCCGACCAGACCTACGAGCTCTGGTACATCGACGACTCGGGCGCCGCCCCGGCGGGCACGTTCGACGTGTCGGGCGACGAGACGTGGCGGGTGCTCGAGGGCTCCTTCACGCCCGGGGTCGTCGTCGGGATCACGGTGGAGCCCGCCGGCGGTTCGCCGCAACCCACGACCGAACCCATCGTCGCCATCGAGACGTAGTCGGGAGTCCACAATCGACGGGGTCGGCGCACGACCGTCCGTTATGGTCTGAGGTGCCCGACGACATCGGAGCCGGGCGCAGCACACGACGAGGGAGTGACGGATGCGCGTGGGCATGTTCCTGAACTACGCGGGCGGCTTCCGGGAGGTCGCCGACGAGGTCGCCGAGCTCGAGGCATCCGGCGTCGACCTCGTGGCGGTGCCCGAGGCGTACTCGTTCGACGCCGTCAGCCAGCTCGGGTTCCTCGCGGCCCGCACGAGCCGCATGACGCTCATGTCCGGCATCCTGCAGCTCTACACGCGCACGCCCACGCTCACGGCGATGACGGCGGCGGGCCTCGACTACGTGTCCGACGGCCGCTTCGAGCTCGGTGTCGGGGCATCCGGACCGCAGGTCGTCGAGGGCTTCCACGGCGTGCCGTACGACGCGCCCGTCGGCCGCATCCGCGAGCTCATCGCCGTGTGCCGCCAGGTCTGGCGACGCGAGCCGGTCGTGCACACGGGGCGTCACTACCGCATCCCGCTGCCCGAGGGGCAGGGGACCGGGCTCGGCAAGCCGCTGAAGCTCATCAACCACCCGGTGCGCGAACGCATCCCGATCACGGTCGCAGCCCTCGGCCCGAAGTCGGTCGAGCAGACCGCCGAGATCGCCGACGGGTGGCTGCCGATGTTCTTCCACCCCGAGCGCGCCGGCGCGGTCTGGGGCGATGCGCTGGCGATCGGTACGACGAAGCGGCAGCCCGACCTCGCGCCGCTCGACGTCTTCGCGAGCCCCGCGCTCGCCATCACCGACCGGCCAGAGGCCGTGCTGCCGCTCGTCAAGCCGCAGCTCGCGCTCTACGTCGGCGGCATGGGCGCCCGTGGCAGGAACTTCTACAACGACCTCATCGCGAGCTACGGCTTCGAGGCCGAGGCGGCGCGCGTGCAGGACCTCTACCTCGAGGGTCGGCGCGATGAGGCGATCGCGGCGGTGCCCGACGAGCTCGTGCGGGCGATCTCGCTCATCGGGCCGGCCTCGTACGTCGCCGAGCGCGTGGCGGCGTTCCGCGAGGCGGGTGTCACGACGCTCGCGGTGACGCCGCTCGCACGCGACTCGGCCGAGCGCGTGGCGCTGATGGCCGGGTTCCGGCGGCTCGTCGGCTGAGTGTCGCCGCGGCATCCGCCACCTGCGACTCGCAGGGTGCTGCGAGCGTCCTCCGACACCGGGAAGTCCCCCAAAACAGGGCACGATGCTGGCGCAGCGACCCGGTCGGGATTAGCGTGTGTCTCACCCGCACGATGCCGTGGGGGAAGGGGAACCTGGGGAGGAGCCGCCGTGGCGGGGACGTTCGAGCTCTGAGCCTGGGTCCGACCCGACTCGACCTTCGAACCCCCGTCTGGCGGTGCCCCCGCCGAACGCCGGGATCCGCGTGATCATGCGGCAGCGGGCCGACAGGGGTCGGCGATCGAGCGAGGCGTTCGTGTCAGTCGACGAACGACGTGCGGTGGAGTCGTACCGAGATTGCCGCGACCGCGGACTCCATCGTGGGATGCCGGTAGACGACGCCCGGATGCGGTCGCATCCACAGCATCTCGTACTCGCCGTCGAGGTCCTGGAGGTACCCCACGATGCGGCGTCGGTCGCCGGAGTCGAATCGGTCGTCGCACACGCGCCAGGTCTTGTCGCTGAGCGGCGTCAACTCGACATGGGAACGAGTCTCCGTACGCGGTCGCGAGAGCATCTGGCACACTCCCCATCGAATGAATGGTGATGGCGGACCGGCACCGGTCGACACGTCCTGGGATGCGCGTGGTCGATAGCGCAGCGCCGGCCGGTCCGGCCCGCCTCTTCGGGTCGCTCGGACCCGTGACTCCATTCCTACGCCCCGCGAACGGGGGACGATAGGGCTTGACAGGGCGCCCACGAGATGCATCGAGCGCGGCTCGCGACCATTCCCTCGAGCCTCGCGACGACGGGCGGTTCGTCCGTGTCGGCGGGGTCGGATACGTTCCTGGAACCGGAGACGAAGGAGCTGGGATGAGGCTGACGGGACGACTGCCGCACCTGGTCGGAAAGGGCTTGCGTCCACCGTTCCGTGGTGCCCCCGGGGAATTCCGACATCCCGACCCGCTGATTAAAAGTCAGCTGCTCTGCCTCTGAGCTACGGGGGCTTTCCATGATGACGACGAAGCACTGCTCCGCCTGCCAGCAGTCTAGGCCACTGGCTGAATTCAACATCCGGCGTGCGTCAGCCGACGGGCTGCAGAACATCTGCAAATCGTGCAATCGAGCGAAGGCGCGACGGTACTACGCCGAACACCGCGAGGCGCACATCCGGGTCATCATGGCGCGCAAGGCGCAGATCCGTCGGGCGACGCTCGAGGCGATCGCCCAGTACCTCGCGGCCAACCCGTGCATCGACTGCGGCGAAGGCGACCTTCGGGTGCTCGACTTCGATCATCGCCCCGATGTCGCGAAGCGCGCCGACGTGATGAAGCTCGTCCAAGACGGGTACTCGTGGGCCCGCGTCATGGACGAGATCGCGAAGTGCGACGTGCGGTGCCGCAACTGCCACGCGAAGGTCACCTACGAGCGCATGGGCGAGACCTGGCGCACCGCGCTCATGCGACGGGCGGGCGAGGCCACGTGAGCCCGGTCCGCCCGGTCCGCGTTCGGGCGCGAGGAGTATCGTGGCCGCGATGGCTTCCGACTACCACCGACCCACCCGCATCCCGCCCGGCATGTTCGAGGGCTTCGTTGGCGGCGACGACCCGGCGACGCTGAGCCGCGTCGCGCACGACACCGCATCGGCGATCCTGTCGCGCGTGCGTGAGGACCCCGATCCGGTCATCGTCCAGCGCCTCATCACGTACACCGACGAGCACGGCATCGACGCGATCGCCGAGCTCTGGTCGCAGTCGTCCGCCAAGAGCCTCCCCGGTGCGCTCTGGCGCGTCTACCTGCTCCGAACGCTCATCCGCCAGGATCCGCTCGGCGTGAGCCACGCCTTCCAGCGCGGCACCGAGGTGTCGCACACGATCGACCAGGTCGTCGCGGGCGCCGCCATCCCCGCCGGACCCACCGAGGTGCAGGAGCTCGCCGACCGCATCCTGCACGGCGTCTTCACGGGGGACTTCGCGGTCGCGCTCGAACGCGCCGCCGCGTTCTGCCGGGTCGTCGCCGCGGGCTTCGCCAGCCTGGCCGACGATGCGGATGCCGCGGACGCGGCGCATCCCGACCGGCCCACCGAGCTCACCCAGCGCGCCCTGCGCCTCACCCAGCTCGCCGATGAGTTCACGTCGTGCGCGCGGCTCTGGCGGCGCGACGCGCTCGACTGACGCACCGTGCGACCGGATCCGCGCATCGGGGAATGAACCACCCCCGACCGTCGTTTAGACTCTTTGTGCCGGGCCGCAGTAACCCCGGGCTCCAATATTCGCCGCTCCGAGCGGCCTCGCGCCGAGAGGCGTTCTGCGGCCCGGTATTCCCATGTCCGGGCCCGCGCATCACGATCGCCGCAGACGGCGGTCGCGGCATCCGTGCGCATTCGAGAGCACGTCGCGCCGCGTAGCATCGGAGGATGCCCGACACCGTCACCCTGCTCATCGAGCCCCTCGCCGCCGACGCCGACGCGACCGCCGTCGACGGGACGTTCCGAGAGGTCGACGCCTCAGCACCCGCCCTGCGGGTCGGCGAGCTGTCGACGCAGCGCGGCGACGGCATCTTCGAGACCATCGGCGTCGTCGATGGGCACGCGCAGGAGGTCCGCCCGCACCTCGAACGACTCCGCAACTCGGCGCGCATCTGCGAGCTCCCCGAGCCGAACCTCGCGCAGTGGGAGGCGGCGATCGCCCGCGCCGTCGG is a genomic window containing:
- a CDS encoding DNA-directed RNA polymerase subunit beta translates to MASDYHRPTRIPPGMFEGFVGGDDPATLSRVAHDTASAILSRVREDPDPVIVQRLITYTDEHGIDAIAELWSQSSAKSLPGALWRVYLLRTLIRQDPLGVSHAFQRGTEVSHTIDQVVAGAAIPAGPTEVQELADRILHGVFTGDFAVALERAAAFCRVVAAGFASLADDADAADAAHPDRPTELTQRALRLTQLADEFTSCARLWRRDALD